A genomic stretch from Spiroplasma endosymbiont of Clivina fossor includes:
- a CDS encoding YneF family protein: protein MPWWAGLLIGLVGGLVIGGLLAFLISKKMFEKQLRDNPPVNEKMIRAMYMQMGRKPSESQIKAVMNAMRRNQKKP from the coding sequence ATGCCTTGATGAGCAGGATTGTTAATTGGTCTTGTTGGCGGTTTAGTAATAGGAGGGTTATTAGCATTTTTAATATCTAAAAAGATGTTTGAAAAGCAATTAAGAGATAATCCACCGGTTAATGAAAAAATGATTCGAGCAATGTATATGCAAATGGGAAGAAAACCTTCCGAATCACAAATTAAAGCTGTGATGAATGCGATGCGTCGTAATCAAAAAAAACCTTAG
- the tkt gene encoding transketolase has product MSQNQFQNENDNYNREQSINTIKMLGVEAVNQANSGHPGIVLGAAPMSYALFSEHLYCNPQDPQWINRDRFILSAGHGSALLYALLHLSGYDISIDEVKNFRQLDSITPGHPERNLTPGVEATTGPLGQGLAMGVGCDLVRTFLAHKYNKPDFNIFDYHTYIICSDGDLQEGISQEAISLAGHLKLSNLIVLYDSNDIQLDGPVSLSQSENTKQRFLSANWNYILVTAGSDFKATSQAITQAKAETEKPTLIEIKTIIGVGASKAGTSSVHGAPLGNDIIKLKENLKWDYEPFFVPDDVKNDFKVRVAQRGQQQQQIWNQMWTEYANKYVTEYKEINDTLYHNYNFTADDFQDILIEQDLATRDCSSMVLKTISKKLPLFIGGSADLSSSTKVLGSDGYFASNNLQGRNIMFGVREFGMGAISNGMLLQKTVRSFVATFLIFSDYMKPAIRLASLMEIPNIFVFSHDSIAVGEDGPTHQPIEQISMLRALPNLNVFRPCDMKETIASYICALNSKDKPTAILVSRQNLPQIISSDVNKALKGGYIVSPEKSQLELIIIATGSEVQLALKVQQQLQKENINTIRVVSMPSTTVFDCQDVTYKLEVLPQTVKKISLEMASTWGWHKYVDNGITFGIDRFGISAPMQDIMNELGFTVDNIALQVKQLLQKDNIKEKR; this is encoded by the coding sequence ATGTCACAAAACCAATTTCAAAATGAAAACGATAATTATAATCGTGAGCAGTCAATTAATACTATTAAGATGTTAGGTGTTGAAGCTGTCAATCAAGCTAATTCAGGGCATCCGGGAATTGTTTTAGGGGCAGCACCAATGAGTTATGCACTATTTAGTGAACATTTATATTGTAATCCGCAAGATCCCCAATGAATTAATCGTGATCGGTTTATTTTATCAGCTGGACATGGGTCAGCATTATTGTATGCGTTATTACATTTAAGTGGTTATGATATTAGTATTGATGAAGTTAAAAATTTTCGGCAATTGGATTCAATTACTCCTGGACATCCAGAAAGAAACTTAACACCTGGTGTTGAAGCAACAACGGGACCATTAGGGCAAGGATTAGCAATGGGCGTTGGTTGTGATTTAGTAAGAACTTTTCTGGCACATAAATATAATAAACCTGATTTTAATATTTTTGACTATCATACTTATATTATTTGTAGTGATGGTGATTTACAAGAAGGTATAAGTCAAGAAGCAATTAGTTTAGCAGGTCATTTAAAATTAAGTAATTTAATTGTTTTATATGACTCTAATGATATTCAATTAGATGGTCCCGTAAGTTTATCACAAAGTGAAAATACAAAACAGCGGTTTTTAAGTGCTAATTGAAATTATATTTTAGTTACTGCGGGTAGTGACTTTAAAGCAACTAGTCAAGCAATAACACAAGCTAAAGCGGAAACAGAAAAGCCAACTTTAATTGAAATTAAAACTATTATTGGTGTTGGGGCTTCAAAAGCAGGAACTAGCAGTGTTCATGGTGCCCCTTTAGGAAATGATATTATTAAGTTAAAAGAAAATTTAAAGTGAGATTATGAACCATTTTTTGTTCCTGATGATGTAAAAAATGATTTTAAAGTTAGAGTTGCACAAAGAGGCCAACAACAACAACAAATTTGAAATCAAATGTGAACTGAATATGCTAATAAATATGTTACTGAATATAAGGAAATTAATGATACTTTGTATCATAACTATAATTTTACTGCTGATGACTTTCAAGATATTTTAATTGAACAAGATTTGGCAACAAGAGATTGTTCATCAATGGTATTAAAAACTATTAGTAAAAAATTGCCGTTATTTATTGGTGGTAGTGCTGATTTATCATCATCAACAAAAGTTTTAGGAAGTGATGGATACTTTGCATCTAATAATTTACAAGGTCGTAATATTATGTTTGGTGTTCGTGAATTTGGGATGGGTGCTATTAGTAATGGTATGCTATTACAAAAAACTGTTCGCTCCTTTGTCGCTACTTTTTTAATTTTTAGTGATTATATGAAACCTGCAATCCGTTTAGCTTCATTAATGGAAATTCCTAATATTTTTGTTTTTAGTCACGATTCAATTGCTGTTGGTGAAGATGGACCAACCCATCAACCGATAGAACAAATTTCAATGTTAAGAGCATTACCTAACTTAAATGTTTTTCGTCCTTGTGATATGAAAGAAACGATTGCTAGTTATATTTGTGCATTGAATAGTAAAGATAAGCCAACAGCCATTTTAGTTTCACGACAAAATTTACCGCAAATTATTTCTAGTGATGTTAATAAAGCATTAAAGGGCGGATATATTGTTAGTCCTGAAAAATCACAATTAGAATTAATAATTATTGCTACGGGTAGTGAAGTGCAATTAGCATTAAAAGTTCAGCAACAATTACAAAAAGAAAATATTAATACTATTCGTGTTGTTTCTATGCCTTCAACAACTGTTTTTGATTGTCAAGATGTGACTTATAAGTTAGAAGTGCTTCCACAAACTGTTAAAAAGATAAGTTTAGAAATGGCTTCAACTTGAGGATGACATAAATATGTTGATAATGGGATAACTTTTGGTATTGATAGATTTGGAATATCAGCACCAATGCAGGATATAATGAATGAATTAGGATTTACTGTTGATAATATTGCATTACAAGTTAAGCAATTATTACAAAAAGATAATATAAAGGAGAAAAGATAA